The sequence below is a genomic window from Methanocellales archaeon.
TCTCCTCTAAAGTTCTCGGCTTTTCCTCTTTTGCTTTAAAAACAGGTTTTTCCTCTGTCTTTATGATTCCTTTGTCTTTGACAAGCTCTTTTTCCCTTTCCCATCCCCTCCTTTCTAAAAGATATTTTTTGCCAAACTGGCATTTATCAAGGAGGACTTGATGCTCTTTTTGGTCAATTCCCAGTTCCATGTAAGGAGGTTCAACCTCAGCTGTGCTGATCGGGATTATCCCTCCTTCTAACTTGTGCTTTACATAGCAAACCCTTGCAGGAAGGCTCTGAAGGTCCTGTAAGTATCTCTCCCATTCTTCAGGATAGGAATAGTAGTCATAGTCAAAAAGCTCAGGAGAGAGCTTGAGTGCTTTCACCTCTGTTCCAGTTGTCTCAAAGGCTTCCCTGGCTAAGATCTCAGCATCTCTCCTTGAAACCCTGAAGTAGACTTGGATTCCGCAATTGGTCAAGATGGAATCCTGCAAATTCCTCGGAAGCTGAGAAAGATTCTGATGAGCCATGATTAGAGAAAGGGCATATTTTCTGGCCTCGCCAAGGGTTTCAATAAAGCTCTCAGTGGCAAAGTTCTGAAATTCATCCACGAACAGGAAAAAGGGCAACCTTTTCTCCTTTGGAATGTCTGATCTGGAAAAAGCAGCCATCCTTATCTTGGTCATGAAAAGGGAGCCTATTAAATCAGCATTTTCCTTCAGTCTTCCCCTGTCAAGTTTCAAAAGGAGTATCTTTTGGTCATCCATCATCTCTCTTAAGGAAAACGAGGATTTCTTAAAGGAAAACATCTCCCTGATCCTGTCGTCTGAAAGAAAGGCATTGACCTTGTTTAAGGTGGACTCCATCCACTCATCCCTTGTTTTTGGAGAGAGATTGTTGAACCTCTTGAAGTATTGCAAGGCAATGGGATGAGTAACCTTTTCCAAAGCATTCAATCTGAAATCCTCATCTGTCAAAAACAATGGAAGATCAACCAAAGTCAGCTCAGCCTCTATCAAAGCGATAAATGAGTTTCGCAAGAGGTCTTCCATTCTTGCTCCCCAGCCTAAAACTTGGTAAGAGCCTTCTGCTCCCCAGATTTTTTTAAAAGCCTCAACCAGCTCAGCTGAAATCTCGGCAGATGAGATGCCTTCTATCTTTTCCAAAGGGTTGAAAGCCACAGTATATTTTGGGTCAGTAGGATCGATCAGAGTCACCCTTTCTT
It includes:
- a CDS encoding type IV secretion system DNA-binding domain-containing protein, producing the protein MKLIDRALKTEEKEEPRVEEGIEETADIEENTLNLGWYFSENKNEYQVAKIREKDRATHFYVVGASGSGKSKLLEFLIRQDIYKRNGFGIIDPHGDLVEDIKGYLALALTEEEIEERVTLIDPTDPKYTVAFNPLEKIEGISSAEISAELVEAFKKIWGAEGSYQVLGWGARMEDLLRNSFIALIEAELTLVDLPLFLTDEDFRLNALEKVTHPIALQYFKRFNNLSPKTRDEWMESTLNKVNAFLSDDRIREMFSFKKSSFSLREMMDDQKILLLKLDRGRLKENADLIGSLFMTKIRMAAFSRSDIPKEKRLPFFLFVDEFQNFATESFIETLGEARKYALSLIMAHQNLSQLPRNLQDSILTNCGIQVYFRVSRRDAEILAREAFETTGTEVKALKLSPELFDYDYYSYPEEWERYLQDLQSLPARVCYVKHKLEGGIIPISTAEVEPPYMELGIDQKEHQVLLDKCQFGKKYLLERRGWEREKELVKDKGIIKTEEKPVFKAKEEKPRTLEEIIALMDYLDKAILWAIGTGNYYASDIFEEANKKLKLMGASTRHYSEFKKKFYELSKLPPEGKGLVEFTKRGRSFCYWLSQWGEIAFAEKFDMPSDRAINELGGGGKLSRSVALEIIKEWLEPEGYKVRKEDEIETDLSESHRGYTDLVAEKDGEEVRIEIEHRSTKEQIEKNIRKNLEYSNVIYEIASDEVAKKKIIQVALKTIFRLRKEKPDKDLRVKIASIDELKQSKFHDWFEVKI